Proteins encoded together in one Mycobacterium sp. MS1601 window:
- a CDS encoding ABC transporter ATP-binding protein gives MATVRFSGVNKAYGPTSVVSDLDLELPDGSFTVLVGPSGCGKSTSLRMLAGLETVTSGTISIGDRDVTHLQPRDRDIAMVFQNYALYPHLSVQENIAFPLRAIKTPRAQALSRATEIGESLGLGKLMSRKPKDLSGGQQQRVAIGRAIIREPSVFLFDEPLSNLDAKLRVETRTELLQIQRRLGITSVYVTHDQEEAMTLSDRMVVMRDGRIAQQGTPQEVYARPADTFVASFVGSPKMNLINSDVARRLGLLPAGAEAVTLGVRPDDLIPTATDGATARVILIEDLGPRAIVTIDAGGTELTSVVEASRLSGISEGSPIDLAARPGATHLFDTQSGQRLAG, from the coding sequence ATGGCTACCGTCCGTTTCTCCGGCGTCAACAAGGCGTACGGACCCACCTCTGTCGTCAGCGATCTCGATCTCGAGCTGCCCGACGGATCGTTCACCGTGCTCGTCGGCCCGTCCGGCTGTGGTAAGTCCACCTCGCTGCGGATGCTGGCCGGGCTGGAGACGGTCACCTCCGGCACCATCAGCATCGGCGACCGCGACGTCACACACCTGCAGCCTCGCGACCGCGATATCGCCATGGTGTTCCAGAACTACGCGTTGTACCCGCATCTGAGTGTGCAGGAGAACATCGCTTTCCCACTGCGGGCCATTAAGACTCCGCGCGCCCAGGCCTTGTCCCGCGCGACCGAGATCGGTGAATCACTGGGCTTGGGCAAGCTGATGAGCCGCAAACCCAAGGATCTCAGCGGTGGTCAGCAGCAGCGCGTCGCGATCGGCCGGGCCATCATCCGCGAACCCTCGGTGTTCCTGTTCGACGAGCCACTGTCGAACCTGGACGCCAAACTGCGTGTCGAGACCAGGACCGAGCTGCTGCAGATCCAGCGGCGACTCGGTATCACCTCGGTCTACGTCACGCACGACCAGGAAGAGGCGATGACGCTCTCCGATCGGATGGTCGTGATGCGTGACGGCCGGATCGCCCAGCAAGGCACTCCCCAGGAGGTGTACGCCCGGCCGGCCGACACCTTTGTCGCCTCCTTCGTCGGCAGTCCCAAGATGAACCTCATCAACAGCGACGTCGCACGCCGTCTGGGTCTGCTGCCTGCCGGGGCCGAAGCCGTCACCCTGGGAGTCCGGCCCGACGACCTGATCCCCACCGCCACCGACGGCGCCACCGCCCGGGTGATCCTGATCGAAGATCTCGGCCCTCGCGCCATTGTCACGATCGACGCCGGCGGCACCGAGCTGACCAGCGTCGTGGAGGCATCCCGTTTGTCGGGGATCTCCGAAGGCAGCCCGATCGACCTGGCCGCCAGGCCTGGCGCCACCCACCTTTTCGACACCCAGTCCGGCCAGCGGCTCGCAGGCTGA
- a CDS encoding SDR family NAD(P)-dependent oxidoreductase: MTNTVVVTGAGSGIGRAIANTLAQRNWRVVVTDLDGDAAREVAAVLPNPDAGHESVRLDVTSPDSAAAVAADVANRLGLDAWVSNAGISFMHRFLDAPVERYQQTMDVNLKGVFVCGQAAAREMVRNRVAGTIVNTASMAGKQGRVPFLSDYVASKFGVVGLTQAMAYELGEHRITVNCVCPGYVETPMQSRELEWEAELRGTSTDGVRTMMLDDTPLGRLEQPEDVARAVAFLLSDDARFITGEALAVNGGAYMD, from the coding sequence ATGACCAACACAGTCGTAGTCACCGGCGCAGGCTCGGGCATCGGCCGTGCCATCGCGAACACTCTGGCGCAACGGAATTGGCGCGTCGTCGTCACCGACCTTGACGGTGACGCCGCCCGCGAGGTCGCCGCGGTCCTGCCCAATCCGGACGCCGGTCACGAGTCGGTACGGTTGGACGTCACCTCACCCGACAGCGCGGCCGCGGTGGCTGCCGATGTGGCCAACCGGTTGGGCCTCGACGCCTGGGTGAGCAATGCCGGTATCTCATTCATGCACCGCTTTCTCGACGCCCCCGTCGAGCGTTACCAGCAGACCATGGACGTCAACCTCAAAGGCGTGTTCGTCTGCGGTCAGGCCGCGGCGCGTGAGATGGTGCGCAATCGGGTTGCCGGAACCATCGTCAACACCGCCTCCATGGCAGGAAAACAGGGCCGGGTGCCGTTCCTGTCGGATTACGTCGCCTCCAAGTTCGGGGTTGTCGGCCTCACCCAGGCGATGGCCTACGAACTCGGCGAACACCGCATCACCGTCAACTGCGTCTGCCCGGGATACGTCGAAACACCCATGCAGTCAAGGGAATTGGAATGGGAAGCCGAACTTCGCGGGACCTCCACCGACGGCGTGCGCACCATGATGCTCGATGACACCCCACTGGGCCGGCTCGAGCAGCCCGAGGATGTGGCCCGCGCGGTGGCGTTCCTGCTATCCGACGACGCCCGATTCATCACGGGAGAAGCCCTGGCCGTCAACGGCGGCGCCTACATGGACTGA
- a CDS encoding carbohydrate ABC transporter permease — protein MTRSTVVTVLRVGLLWAAGISVLFPIVWIALASVKTPQQLNDPFLFAFTPDFSSWQNVLTSGILGAAGRSALVALVTVGVSVVVGSMGAYAIARYRAGGTLTRFGMLAAQVLPPAVLVFPFLTMAYALRLTDTLIPVIFAHLSFVLPVVTWFLIGFFEAVPRSLEEQAQVDGFTRFAAFRLVVLPQVLPGIGASAIFGFTLSWNDLFYGLILAPGKSAILPVAIAGFNTFRGVQIGSMSAAILIAVIPVVIASFFIQRKLVQGISGGAVKF, from the coding sequence ATGACTCGTTCGACTGTGGTCACCGTTCTGCGGGTGGGCCTGCTGTGGGCCGCGGGAATCTCGGTGCTGTTCCCCATCGTCTGGATCGCGCTGGCGAGCGTGAAAACGCCTCAGCAGCTCAATGATCCGTTCCTGTTCGCATTCACCCCGGATTTCAGCAGCTGGCAGAACGTGCTGACCTCGGGCATCTTGGGTGCCGCGGGTCGCAGCGCGTTGGTGGCGCTGGTCACCGTCGGTGTCAGCGTGGTGGTCGGCAGCATGGGCGCCTACGCCATCGCCCGGTACCGCGCCGGTGGCACCCTCACCCGGTTCGGCATGCTCGCCGCCCAGGTGCTGCCGCCCGCGGTGCTGGTGTTTCCGTTCCTCACCATGGCCTACGCATTACGGCTCACCGACACGCTGATCCCGGTGATCTTCGCGCACCTGAGTTTTGTTCTGCCCGTGGTCACCTGGTTCCTCATCGGCTTCTTCGAAGCGGTCCCCCGCTCGCTGGAGGAACAGGCCCAGGTCGACGGGTTCACCCGATTCGCCGCGTTCCGGCTGGTGGTCCTGCCTCAGGTTCTACCCGGCATCGGCGCTTCGGCGATCTTCGGTTTCACGCTGTCCTGGAACGACCTGTTCTACGGACTCATCTTGGCCCCCGGTAAATCGGCGATCCTCCCGGTGGCCATCGCAGGGTTCAACACATTCCGCGGAGTGCAGATCGGCTCGATGAGCGCGGCGATCCTCATCGCGGTAATTCCCGTTGTCATCGCGAGCTTCTTCATTCAGCGCAAGCTGGTGCAGGGCATCAGCGGCGGCGCGGTGAAATTCTAG
- a CDS encoding TetR/AcrR family transcriptional regulator produces the protein MTGKELTRMSGDDWLFGTDRHSVARTRILDAAAVLIARRGWHDFDLDALAAEAHCSRATIYRHVGGKTEIRNAVLAAAAERIAASVRRRVDGLTGGERAVEAILTALAEVRADLVGDLLLKSLARPGVSAWMIGSSLLADYAGDLTGSSSDDTEAAQWTVRVFLSLLVAPIGTEKERAVVTRFLLPAFES, from the coding sequence ATGACCGGAAAGGAATTGACGCGAATGTCAGGCGATGACTGGCTGTTCGGGACAGACCGACACTCCGTGGCACGCACCCGCATTCTCGACGCGGCAGCTGTCTTGATCGCTCGGCGCGGTTGGCATGATTTTGATCTTGATGCGCTGGCCGCCGAGGCCCATTGCTCGCGGGCAACGATTTACCGCCACGTCGGCGGCAAGACAGAGATTCGCAACGCAGTGCTGGCGGCGGCGGCGGAGCGCATCGCGGCCTCAGTTCGCCGCCGGGTGGACGGTTTGACCGGCGGTGAGCGCGCGGTAGAGGCGATACTGACCGCTCTGGCTGAAGTGCGCGCCGATCTCGTCGGGGACCTGCTCCTCAAATCTCTCGCGCGCCCCGGCGTATCTGCCTGGATGATCGGATCGTCGTTACTGGCCGACTACGCCGGGGATCTCACCGGATCGAGCTCCGACGATACCGAGGCTGCGCAGTGGACGGTACGGGTGTTCCTCTCGCTGCTGGTCGCGCCCATCGGGACCGAGAAGGAGCGTGCTGTGGTGACACGGTTTCTGCTTCCGGCGTTCGAGTCCTGA
- a CDS encoding BtpA/SgcQ family protein, whose product MTTTWLDEVFGVRKPVIAMLHLNALPGDPGYDSKSGIAAVVNRARTELDALQSGGVDGVMISNEFSLPYLTKTEPITAITMARIIGELLPEISVPYGVNVLWDGRASIDLAVATGARFVREIFTGVYASDFGFWNTNVGEVARHRARVGGSDVKLLFNIVPESATYLAERDLESITRTTVFATLPDAICVSGATAGSPTDLEALQVVKNAAGAVPVFVNTGVRAENVALQLGIADGAVVGTYFKEGGVFENPAEKSRVEELMGAAKAFRATL is encoded by the coding sequence GTGACCACCACCTGGCTCGACGAGGTGTTCGGAGTTCGGAAACCCGTCATCGCCATGCTCCACCTGAACGCACTTCCGGGCGATCCCGGATATGACAGCAAGAGCGGCATCGCGGCCGTCGTCAACCGCGCCCGCACCGAACTCGACGCGCTGCAGAGTGGCGGTGTCGACGGCGTCATGATCAGCAACGAGTTCAGCCTGCCGTACCTGACCAAGACCGAGCCGATCACCGCCATCACGATGGCGCGCATCATCGGTGAACTGCTGCCCGAGATCTCGGTGCCCTACGGCGTCAACGTGCTGTGGGACGGTCGCGCCTCCATCGACCTGGCAGTGGCCACCGGTGCCCGGTTCGTCCGCGAGATCTTCACCGGGGTCTACGCCAGCGATTTCGGCTTCTGGAACACCAACGTCGGCGAGGTGGCCCGCCATCGTGCCCGCGTCGGCGGCTCCGACGTCAAGCTGCTGTTCAACATCGTGCCGGAGTCGGCCACGTACCTGGCCGAGCGCGACCTCGAATCCATCACCCGGACAACGGTTTTTGCGACCCTTCCCGACGCCATCTGCGTCTCCGGCGCCACCGCGGGCTCCCCGACCGACCTTGAGGCGCTGCAGGTGGTCAAGAACGCCGCGGGCGCCGTGCCGGTGTTCGTCAACACCGGTGTGCGTGCCGAGAACGTCGCACTGCAGCTCGGTATCGCCGACGGCGCGGTGGTAGGCACCTACTTCAAGGAGGGCGGCGTGTTCGAGAACCCAGCGGAGAAGTCGCGGGTGGAAGAACTGATGGGGGCCGCCAAGGCATTCCGCGCAACGCTGTAG
- a CDS encoding carbohydrate ABC transporter permease produces the protein MKFQHGMVAPLIALFVGVVGFPLGYAAYLSVTDYKLTDRGAPAIIGADNFVATFGDSGFWNAFGTTAVYVVVAVGLELVIGLALALSLQKQKWAKDLTRSMLLAPMFITPIAVGLTFRFLLNDQLGAIPAMLDTIGISYDFFGPGRALFTLAFIDVWQWTPFMVLLLLAGLESIPKEPLDAARLDGASGFYVLRRVTLPLLAPVLVVAILLRSLDAMKTFEYVFATTRGGPGTETETLQYFIYQTGIQFFRLGSASSMAFVVLILVLAVIVFAFRRMERAKTR, from the coding sequence CTGAAATTCCAGCACGGTATGGTCGCCCCCCTCATCGCTCTTTTTGTCGGGGTGGTCGGTTTCCCCCTCGGGTACGCCGCATACCTCAGCGTCACCGACTACAAGCTCACCGACCGGGGCGCCCCGGCCATCATCGGCGCCGACAACTTCGTCGCGACCTTCGGGGACAGTGGGTTCTGGAATGCCTTCGGTACCACCGCGGTCTACGTCGTGGTGGCCGTCGGCCTCGAACTCGTCATCGGTCTGGCTCTGGCCCTGTCACTCCAGAAGCAGAAGTGGGCAAAGGATCTCACCCGCTCCATGCTGCTGGCACCCATGTTCATCACTCCGATAGCGGTCGGGCTGACGTTCCGGTTCCTGCTCAACGACCAGTTGGGCGCCATCCCGGCGATGCTCGACACCATCGGCATCTCCTATGACTTCTTCGGTCCCGGTCGGGCACTGTTCACCCTGGCATTCATCGACGTGTGGCAGTGGACACCGTTCATGGTGCTGCTCCTGCTGGCCGGCCTCGAGTCCATTCCGAAGGAACCACTCGATGCCGCTCGCCTAGACGGCGCCAGCGGTTTCTACGTACTGCGGCGGGTGACCCTGCCCCTGTTGGCCCCGGTGCTGGTGGTGGCGATACTGCTGCGCAGCCTCGATGCGATGAAGACGTTCGAGTACGTCTTCGCCACCACCCGAGGTGGCCCAGGCACCGAAACCGAGACGCTGCAGTACTTCATCTACCAGACCGGCATCCAATTCTTCCGACTCGGATCCGCGTCGTCGATGGCATTCGTCGTGCTGATCCTGGTGCTGGCCGTCATCGTGTTCGCGTTCCGCCGCATGGAAAGGGCCAAAACGCGATGA